In Massilia sp. METH4, the genomic window AGGAAGAGGGCGGCATCCTCTCTGCCGACCGCGACACGGCGACGCGCATCAACCTCATACCACCGCAGTAGGAATATCCGCCTGGTGTCGCACACCTTTTCCCTTTCGGGAAAAGGTGTGCGACACCGGTTCTCTCATGCGCTCGCCGATGCCTCAAAGGAACACCGGTGTCAGACACATTTTCCGGAAAAGTGCCCGGAAAATATGTCTGACACCAGGCGGATCGGCCGAGCAGGAAATGTTTCAAAAAAGGCGGTGCCTGTCACCGGGTTTCCTGCAACAGCGCCAGCCAGCGCTCGCGGTATTGCGGCCAGCCCTGCAAGGCGATGGGATCGGCGGGGTGCGAGCGCACGGTGGGGGCGGTGCCCCAGTTGGCGAGCATCCAGCCGCCGCTGGTGGTGCCGCTGGCGTCGTCGGTGACGGTAACTTGCTGGCCGCGGCGCAGGGCGGCGAGCAGCGGGGCGAAGTGGGGATTGTTCGTGAAGCTGCCTTCGACGACGATGTCGCCCGCCGAGCCTAGCGCGGTCAGGCACCAGTCGCTCATCAGCACGCAGTACAGCGTGGCCAGCGCGGTGCGCTCGGCGTCCGTCGGCAGCGCGGGGCCGACCACGGAACCCTTGCGCCCGGCGAACGGGCCGCCCGCTTCGGCGAACGCGGGCAGCGCGTACGTGCCCTGGTCGATGATCTGCTGCAGGTCCGCCACGCTGCATGGCGCCGCGTCATTGCCGGCCAGTGCGCCGAATTCGCGCCCGCCCATGAAGCGGATGCACGGTACCGGTTGTCCCAGCGCGCTGCAATTGGCCAGCATGTCCGACGCTTCCTTCAGCCCGTCGAGCTGGCCTCCGGGCAGGGCGGCGATCACCCACGTGCCGGTGGACAGGATGGCCGGCGGCGCGGCGTGGCTGCCATCGGCGTCGAGGTGCCGCAACAGCGAGGCATTGCTGTCGTGGATGCCGCAGATGACCTGGCAATCGGCCGGCAGGCCGGTGCGCTCGGCCAGCGCGGGCAGCACGGGGCCCAAGGCATCCCACGCATTGCGCAGCGGCGGCATCAGGTCGTGCCAGCCGAGCCGCTCCACCAGCCGCGAATACTGCTGGCGCGACGGCTGCCACAAGTCCGTATGGCAGCCGAGCGACGTCACTTCACCCGCGGCCACGCCGGAGAGGCGCCACGCCCAGTACTGCGGATACATCAGGATATGTTTGGTGCGCGCGAAGTCGGCAGGGTAGGCGGAAGCCAGCCAGGCCAGCTGCCGCCCCAGGTTCAGGCCCGCCGGCAGCGACGGCGAATATGTCGTGTCATACCCCGGCCGCTGGGCCAGGTACTCGGCAGCTTGCGAGGAGGGTGGCTCGAACTCGTAGTCGAGCACCGGCAGCACCAGGCCCGCGTCGTCGACCAGCGCCGCCGTGGCGCCATGCGTCACTGGTACGATCGCGCGTACCGGCGCGGTCGCCGCGAATTCGCGAAGGGTATCGAGCATCCAGTTCCAGATGCCTTCCGTGTCGTGGTGCGGATACGGGCCGTCACGCAGCACGGTGTTCGGCTTGCGCCGCTCGGCCAGCTGCTTGCCGCCGGCATCGATCAGCGCCAGCTTGACGTTGGTCTTGCCGATATCCAGGACGACGATGTTGTTTACACCCGCGCTCATTTCGCCACCTTCTTCCCGCGCAGCAGGCGCGGCAGGGCAATGGTCACCAGCAGCAGCAGCCCGATCACGATCGTCATGTAGATCCCCGGGATATTGGCCATCGACAGCCCATATGTCACGCAACCCAGCGTCAGCACGGCCAGCATCACGCCGCCGATGGTGCCGGCGCCGCCGGCGATGCTGACGCCGCCGAGGATCACCATCGTGATCACTTCGAGCTCCCAGCCCATCGCGATATTCGGCCGCGTGCTGCCGATGCGGCCCGTCAGCAGGAAGGCGGCCAGGCCGGCCATGGCGCCGGTGAGGATGAAGAGGGTCAGGCGATAGCGGTCCACCTCGATGCCCGAGAAGCGCGCGGCGATGGGGTTGTTGCCGATCGCGTAGATGCGGCGGCCCCAGCGCGTGGCATGCAGCACGAAGGCGAAGAGGGCGGCAAACACCAGCAGGATCACGAATTCGCGGGGGATGAAGTCGAAGAAGTAACCCTGGCCCCAATCCGTCATCAGCTGCGGGTAGCCGGTGAAGGCCTTGTCGCCCAGCACCACGGATGCGAGGCCGCGGAACAGCGACACGGTACCGATCGTGACGACAATCGAAGGCAGGCCGAAGCGCGTCACCAGCACGCCGTTCAGCGTGCCGCAGATCACCCCCGTTCCCAGCGCCACGAACAGCAGCGTGGCGGGCGGGAACCCGGCGTTCATCGCCAGTCCCATCGCCACGGAAGACAAGGCCAGTGTACCGGCCACCGAGATATCGATCTCACGGCAGATGATCAACAGGGCCATCGGCAGCGCGATCAGCGCCTTCTCGCTGAAGTTGAACGTGCTGTCGGCCAGGTTGTACGGATCGAGGAAGTGCGGCAGCAGCATGCCGTTCGTGACGATCGCCAGCAGGAGAAGCAGGGCGAGCAGGGTTTCCCACCTGCCCAGCACACCCTTGATGCCGAGGCGCGGCTGGTCGAGGATCGTGTAGCGCGAGCCGCCGGTCGATGGCGATGGATTGGTTGGATTGGTCGTGGCGGTCATGGTATTCACGCGGCGGCACTCCGGGCGGAATGATTTTCGAGATGCAGCGGCAGGATCTGCCGGCCTTCCTTCTTGCGGTCGCGGGCATTGATCAGCACGGCGACGAGGATCACGGCGCCCGTCAGCGCGCTTTGCCAGAACGGCGACACTTTCACCACCGGCAGCGCATTGCCGATCACGGCCAGGAACAGCGCGCCCAGCACCGCGCCGGCCACGGAACCCGTGCCGCCGGCGATATTGATGCCGCCGATCACGCACGCGGCGATCACGGTGAATTCAAAGCCGTAGGCGATCTCCGTGTAAGCCACCGCGTAGCGCGCCACCCACAGGTAGCCGCACACGCCGGCCACCAGGCCGGATATCCCGTAGGTCCACAGCAGGCGCTTCGCCATCGGGATACCCACGTAGCGGGCGCACGAAGGCGCATTGCCGACGGCATACAGGTCGCGGCCGAAGCGGCTGTGGCCCGCGAGGTACCACGCGGCCAACACAGCCAGGACAGCGATCCACACGAGATTGGTCACGCCCAGGAATCGGGCGAGCGGGAAGGCGATGAACGCTTCCGGCATCTGGTGCGACGACACCCAGGCGCCGCCGGAGAGCACGAACACCATGCCCCGGTACACGCTCATCGTGCCCAGGGTGACGACGATGGCCGGCAAGTCCAGGTAGCCGATCAGGTAGCCGTTGACGAGGCCCAGCACGAGCCCGAGCGCGGCGGCGGCCAGCACGATCACCGGCAGAGGCAGGTCGGGATTGTGCGACGCCAGCAGGGCGGCCGCCATGCCGGACAGCGCCAGGTTCGACGCCACCGACAGGTCCACGCCGCGCGTGACGATCACCAGCATCTGCGCCAGCGCCAGCATGATGAGGAGGGTACTGTCCGTCAGCAGGTTCGCCAGGCTCGCACCGGTAATGAACACCGGGGCCCGCAGGCCCACGGCAATGATCAGCACGACGATCGACGCCGCCAGCAGCAATTCACGTTTCATGGCCTTCATGCCGCCTCCTCCAGCACGGCGCCCGAGGCCGCCGCGCAAACATTCTCCGGTGTGGCCTCGCCACGCGCATACACGCGCTCGACGCGGCCCTGGTGCATCACCACGATGCGATCGGATAACCCCAGCACCTCGGGCAGTTCGGACGACACGAGGATCACCGACAGCCCCTGTTTGACCAGTTCGCCGACGAAGCGGTGCACCGCGGCCTTGGAGCCGATGTCGATGCCCTTCGTGGGTTCGTCCAGGATGATCACTTTCGGGTTCGTGGCCAGCCACTTGCCCAGTACGACTTTCTGCTGGTTGCCGCCCGAGAGTTCGGCAACGTTCTGGCGCAGGTGGTGCGCCTTCAGCTCCAGCTGCTCGCTGTACAGCCGCGCCACGTTCAGCGATTCCCGCTTCGCCTTGCGGCCGCGCAGGAACCAGCCCAGCTTGTCCAGGATCGGCAGCGTGATGTTGTGCAGGATCGGCATCGTCAGATGCGCGCCCTGGTGCTGGCGGTCTTCGGGCACGTAGGCAATGCCATGGGCGATGCCGTCGGCCGCGCAGGAAATGTTCACCTGCCTGCCCTCGATCGTGACGGTGCCGCGCGAAGGCTTCGTCAGGCCGAACAGCGCCTGCATGACTTCGGAGCGGCCGGCGCCCACCAGGCCGTAGAAGCCGAGGATTTCACCCTTCCTCAGGGAGAACGACACGTCGTCGAATTCGGTCGGGTGGCAGAAGTTCTTCACTTCGAGCAGGGTGGCGCCCGGCGTCACGTCCGCCTTCGGGTAAGCCTGCGTCACGGCGCGGCCCACCATCAGCGCCACCAGCTCGCCCTCGGTGATATCGGCCAGCACGCCCTCGGTGATGTACTGGCCGTCGCGCAGCACCGTGTAGCGATCGGCCACCGCGTAGATTTCGTCGAACTTGTGGGTGATGAAGATGATCGCCGTGCCGGCGGCCTTCAGCTGGTTGATGATGCGGTACAGCTCACCGATCTCGCGCTGCGACAGCGCGGCGGTCGGCTCGTCCAGGATCACCACGCGCGCATCCTGCGACAGGGCGCGGGCGATTTCCACGAAGTGGCGCTGCGCCACCGACAGATCCTTCACCTTCGTGCGCACCGGTAGCGGTACCTCGAGGCGCGCAAACAATGCCTCGGCTTCCTTCTCGATGCGGCCCCAGTCGATGCGGCCGCCCTTTTGCGGCTGGCGCCCTACGTAGATGTTTTCGGCCACGGTGAGCTCGTCGAACATCACGCTTTCCTGGTGCACGGCCGTGATGCCGGCTTCCATCGCGTCCTGCGCATTGGCGAACCGCACCGGCTGGCCGTTCAGCGTGATGGTGCCTTCGTCCGGCTGGTAGATGCCGGTCAACGTCTTGACGAGCGTGGACTTGCCGGCGCCGTTCTCGCCCAGGAGGGCCATCACTTCGCCGGGGCGCACCGTGAGCGCCATCTTGTTCAGCGCCGTGATGCCGCCGAAGCGCTTGCAGATGCCCTCGAGGCGCAGGACGGGCTCACCTGCCGGGATCGTGCTCCCGGCAGGGGTGTTCTTGGTCTCTTGCATGGCTTAGAAAATCTTCGCGAATTGGTCGACGTTGTCGCGGTTGTACGTGAACGGTTCGGCCATCGCGGCTTCTCCCTTCGCGTCGATCGCGATGCTGCCCATGCGGCCCGCGGCGATCTTGCCGCCCGCCTTCGCGTCCGGCGCGCCCTTGACGAAGTCATACGCGGCATAGGTGGCCGCGTAGCCCAGGTCGATCGGGTTCCAGATCGCAAATTCCTTCACGGCGCCCGACTTCACGTGGCCGGCCATCTCCGAAGGCAGGCCCAGGCCCGTGACGAACACCTTGCCGACCACGTTCTCGTCGACCACGGCCTTCGAGGCGGCCACGATGCCGACCGTGGTGGGCGCGATGATCGCCTTCAGGTTCGGGTAGCTGCGCAGCAGGCCGATCGCCTCGCGGTAGCTCTTGTCGGACTGGTCGTCGCCGTAGGTAACGGTCACGAGCTTGAGCTTCGCGAAGTCGGGCTTCTTCAGCTCGGCCTTCATCTGCTCGATCCAGATGTTCTGGTTCGTCGCCTGCGCCGAGGCGGAAAGGATGGCGATCTCGCCTTCGCCGCCGATCGAATCGGCCGCCATCTGCAGCTGCTTGCGGGCGATCAGTTCGGCGTTCGAGGGATTGAGCTGCATGAGCCGGCCTTCCTGCGCCAGGCCGCTGTCGAAGGACACCACCTTGATGCCGCGCTGCATGGCTTTCTTGGCGATCGGCACCAGCGCGTTCGGATCGTTGGCGGAGATGACGATCGCATTCACCTTCTGGCTGATCAGCGAGTTGACGATCTCGATCTGGCCCTCGGCCGACGGCGTGGTCGGCCCCGTATAGATGATCTCCACGTCCTTCAGCTGCGCGGCGGCTTCCTTGGCGCCCGTGTGGGCCGCGTCGAAGAAGCCGTTGCCCAGGCTTTTCACGACCATCGCGATCCTGATCTTTTCGCCGGCGGCCGGAGCGCTACCCTTGTCGCCGCAACCCGTGATGCCGGTGACGCCGAACGCGGCGATCAGCGCCGCGCAGATAAAAGTCTTGCGTTTCAATGTGCAGCCTCCGGGTGGAACAGCGAATTGGCGGACAGGTCGAAGCCGTGCGAGAACTGCATGGAGGCGACCTGGCTCGGCACGGGCTCCGGGGCCACGGTCACGACCTTCACGCCGGATTGCTCGAGCAGCTGCACGGCGGAGTCGGACGCATAGGTATCCGTGATCACGCAGGACACGCGATCCAGGCCGCACAGGATCAGGCCGGCTTTCTTGGCAAACTTGGAGCTGTCCGCCAGCACGATCAATTCCTCGGCCTGGCCGATCAGGCGCTTCTCGGCCTGGATCAGCAGCGGGTCCGCTTCCATCAGGCCCAGCAGCGACAGGCCGTACACGCTCATGAACATCTTGGCCGCGTAATGGTGCTGGGTGATGTCGTTGTCGAACGGCGAAAGGATCACGTTCTGCTCACGGTACACCTTGCCGCCCGGGAGGATCACTTCGTTTTCCGACGACAGCAGCAGGCGCTCGGCCATCAGGAAAGAGTTGGTGAGGATCTTCAGGTGCTTGTCGACCAGAAAGTCCGCCATCATGAACGTGGTGGTGCCACCGTTGATGACGATCGTTTCGCCCTCCTCGCACATGCCGGCCGCATGGCGGGCAATCGCGCGCTTGCGGTCCGCGAAGCACTGGATGTTGTGCTCGAAGGTTTCGCTGGTGAGGGTGAGGTTGCGCTTTTTCTGGGCCAGGTTGGCCGCGCCGCCGCGGGTGCGCGTGAGCAGGTTGCGCGCGGCCAGCCAGCTGATGTCGCGCCGCACCGTGGCGGGGGAAGCGCTCAGCCATTCGACCAGTTGAGGGACGCTCGCGGTCTGGTGCTCGGCGAGCAGTTTGAGCAAACGTTTACGGCGCTTGTGATTCACCATGTTTCCGTCTCCTTGTCGTGATCCTACTGCGCGGCGGATGCCGTGCGTGGTCTATTTATTAATGGCAAGGCTAACCCTTAAGAAAGCCTTAGGTCAATCACCCTGTAATCATATGTGTGATTTTTTCCAAATTTGCTTGTCACGTTTTGCTCAAACCGATCAACCATATGATTAATTCATTCTTGGTCACGATGTTGATCGCTTGTGCATTGACACCCCTGGGGCCCCTGATTTCTACTGACTCCCGCTTGTTCCGCCGGCTTGATCACGCGAACCGCGAAACGATCACGGCCCGGGCGCGGGACAAAACCGAATGCAAATCAACGATGGAGACCACATGAACCAACCGAAGCAGAAACAGCCCATCACGTCGCTGTGGGATGACGCGAAGGCCGCAACGATGAGCGAACCGGAGCTGCTGCTGTACCGCTCCAATTTGCTGGGCTCGGACCTGCGCATCACCAACTTCGGCGGCGGCAACACGTCCGCCAAAGTGATGATGGAAGACCCGCTGACGGGTCAAGAGGTCGAAGTACTGTGGGTGAAGGGCTCGGGCGGCGACCTGGGCAGCATCAAGCTGGACGGCTTCTCGACGCTGTACCTGGACAAGCTGCACGCCCTGAAGAACCGCTACCGCGGCCTGGAGCACGAAGACGAGATGGTGGGCTATTTGCCGCACTGCACGTTCAACCTGAACCCGCGCGCCGCCTCAATCGACACGCCGCTGCACGCCTACATCAACAAGAAGCATGTGGACCACATGCACCCGGATTCGGTGATCGCCATCGCCGCCACCGCCAACAGCCGCGCGCTGACGGAAAAGATCTTCGAGGGCGTGCTGGGCTGGCTGCCCTGGAAGCGCCCCGGCTTCGACCTGGGCCTGGACCTGGAAAAGCTGTCGACCGAGCAGCCGCACCTGAAGGGCATCATCCTGGAAGGCCACGGCCTGTTCACGTGGGGCGACACGGCCAAGGAAGCGTATGAAACCACGCTGGCGATCATCAAGCGCGCCGAGGAATGGCTGGAAGCGAACATCGCCCAGCCGGTGTTCGGCGGCCAGAAGTACCAGCCATTGCCGGCCGCCGAGCGCGCCGCCTTCGCCGCCAAACTGATGCCTCTGCTGCGCGGCAAGATCAGCAAGACCGAATACAAGCTGGGCCACTTCGAGGATTCCGACACGATCCTGGAATTCGTCAACTCGCAGGACCTGGAACCGCTGGCCGCGCTGGGCACGTCCTGCCCCGACCACTTCCTGCGCACGAAGATCCGTCCGTTCGTCGTCGACTTCGACCCGACCAGGCCCGACTTCGACGCCGTGGCCGCCGGCCTGGACGCCGCCCTGGAAGCCTACCGCGCCGACTACACGGCCTACTACAACCGCTGCAAGCGCGACAATTCGCCGGCAGTGCGTGACGCCAACCCGATCATCTACCTGATCCCGGGGGTGGGCATGCTGTCGTTCGCGAAGGACAAGGCGACCGCCCGTATCGCCGGCGAGTTCTACGTCAACGCGATCAACGTGATGCGCGGTGCGAACGGCGTCGACAAGTACGTGGGCCTGCCGGAACAGGAAGCGTTCGACATCGAATACTGGCTGCTCGAAGAAGCCAAGCTGCAGCGCATGCCCAAGCCGAAGTCGCTGGCCGGCCGCATCGCTGTCGTCACCGGCGGCGCCGGCGGTATCGGCCAGGCGGTGGCGAAGCAGCTGCTGTCCGAAGGCGCCTGCGTGCTGCTGACCGACATCGACGGCGGCGCCCTCGAGGAGGCGAAAAGCTCCCTGGCAAAGGTGGCCGGCAAGGACAACGTGGCCACGATCACGGGCAACATCACCAGCGAAGAGCAAGTGGAAGCCGTGTTCGCGGAATCGGCGCTGCGCTTCGGCGGCGTGGACCTGTTGATCTCCAACGCCGGCATCGCTTCCTCGGCACCGCTGGAAGACACCACGCTGGAAGTGTGGGACCGCAACCAGGACATCCTGGTTAAGGGCTACTTCCTGGCCAGCCGCGCCGCCTTCCGCATGATGAAGACGCAGCAGCTGGGCGGTTCGATGGTGTTCGTCGCCTCGAAGAACGGCCTGGTTGCCTCGGCCGGCGCATCGGCCTACTGCACCGCGAAAGCCGCCGAGATCCACCTGGCGCGCTGCGTGGCGCTGGAAGGCGCGCCGCACGGCATCCGCGTCAACGTGGTCAACCCCGACGCCGTCATCCGCGGTTCGAAGATCTGGGATGGCAAGTGGAAGCAGGAACGCGCCGCATCGAACAAGATCGAGGCGGACGACGTGGAAGCGTTCTACCGCGACCGCAGCATGCTGAAGCGCTCGGTGCTCCCGGAAGATATCGCCGAAGCCGTGTACTTCCTGTCCAGCGACAAGGCCGCGAAGAGCACCGGCAACGTGCTGAACGTGGATGCCGGCAACGCCGGTGCGTTCACCCGCTGATCACCGCTTAGAATAAAGACAATCCCGCCGCGCTCGCACGCGGCGGGCGCATTGAAGGAGACGAACATGACTGACATTAAAAACCCGGTGATCGACATTAACCTGGTCGCCGAACACAACGCGCAGCAACAGGCCGACCTGCAGGCCGACTACGAGGCGCTGGGCGGCATGCTGGGGCGCCGCGGCGTGGACACAGAACAGCTGACGGCGCTGGCCGGCACCTTCGCGGTTGCGGTACCCAGCTGGGGCGCGGGCACGGGCGGTACGCGCTTCGCCCGTTTCCCGGGCCGTGGCGAGCCGCGCAATGTGTTCGAGAAGATGGAAGACTGCGCGGTGATCAACCAGCTCACGCGCGCCACGCCTGCCGTGTCGCTGCACTTCCCGTGGGACCGCACCGACGATCCGGCAGCGCTGAAGGAACTGGCCGACGGCTACGGCCTGGGTTTCGACGCCGTGAACTCGAACACCTTCCAGGACCAGCAGGGCCAGGAACAGACGTACAAATTTGGCAGCCTCACGGCGCAGTCGGGCGCCGTGCGCGCGCAAGCCGTGCAGCACAATATCGACTGCATCGAACTGGGCCGGAAGCTGGGCTCGAAGGCGCTGACCGTGTGGGTGGGCGACGGCGCCAACTTCCCCGGCCAGCACAACCTGCGCGGTTCGCTGGAACGCTACCTGGACAGCATGCGCGACATCTACGCCGCGCTGCCGGCGGACTGGAACGTGTTCATCGAACATAAACTGTTCGAGCCGGCGTTCTACGCCACCACGATCGCCGACTGGGGCACCAGCTTCGCCTGCGCCCAGGAACTGGGCCCGAAGGCGAAATGCCTGGTCGACCTGGGCCACCATGCTCCGAACACGAATATCGAGATGATCGTGGCGCGCCTGGCGCAGTTCGGCAAGCTGGGCGGCTTCCACTTCAACGACAGCAAGTACGGCGACGACGACCTGGATTCCGGCTCGATCAACCCGTTCCAGCTGTTCCTCGTGTTTAACGAGCTGGCCGACGCCGCGCAACGCAGCGCGAGCAACGGCGACAACTTCTCGCCGGCCTACATGCTGGACCAGTCGCACAATGTGACGGACCCGATCGAGAGCCTGATGTCCTCCGCCGTGGAAGTGCAGCGCGCCTTCGTGCAAGCGGCGCTGGTGGACCGCAACGCGCTGCGCGCGTTCCAGGAATCGAACGACGTGTTGAATGCCGCGCAAACGCTGAAGAAGGCTTACCGCACCGACGTGTCGCCGATCCTGGCCATGGCCCGCGTGCGCGCCGGCGGCGCGGCCGACCCCGTGGCCGCCTACCGTTCGTCCGGCTACCGCGACGGCGCCGCCGAGCGGCGCCCTGCCAAGGCTGGCGCGAGCAGCAGCGGGATCGTTTGATCCTTGTCGGCAAGCCTGCCCGCTTCGCGGGCGGGCCTTGGCACGTCCGTAGCAGCACCCCGAGGTCGCATCGGTGTCAGACACCATTTCCCCGTGGGGAAATGGTGTCTGACACCGGTTTTCCTGGAGCCCTGTTGCGAGCGCATGAGAAAACCGGTGTCAGACACCTTTTTCCGGTACCGGAAAAAGGTGTCTGACACCAGGCTGGCTGCACCTATAAAAACACAGGAGGAGACCCATGACCAGATGGCTACGCGCGCTCGCAGCACTCATGCTGTCAGCCGCGTTCAGCATCACCCACGCCGCCGATTTCAGCGTCGCGAAATACGGCGCCAAAGCCGACGGCAAGACCCTGAACACCAGGGCCATCCAGGCCGCGATCGACGCCGCGGCCAAGAACGGCGGCACCGTCACATTCCCCGCGGGTACCTATCTCACCGGCTCGATCTTCGTGAAGAGCGGCGTCACGCTGAGGGTCGACAAGGGCGTCACCCTGCTGGGTTCGCAAAACATCAAGGACTATCCAGTCCTGCCCACGCGCATTGCCGGCATCGAGATGAAATGGCCGGCCGCGCTGGTCAACGTCTATCGACAAAACAACGCGAAGATCGAAGGCGAGGGTACCATCGACGGCGACGGCAAGGTGTTCTGGGACAGCTACTGGACCCTTCGCAAGCAGTACGAGCCGCGCGGCCTGCGCTGGGCCTCGGACTACGACGCGCAGCGCCCGCGCCTGATCCAGGTGTTCGACTCGAAGGGCGTAAAGCTGGGCGGCGGCCTGCTGCTCAAGCGCGCCGGTTTCTGGACCGTGCACATCTGCTATTCGGAAGGCGTGACCATCGACGGCGTCATCATCCGCAACAACCAGGATGGCCTCGGCCCGTCCACGGACGGCATCGACATCGATTCCTCGCGCAAGATCCTCGTGCAGAACGCCGACATCGACGTCAACGACGATGCGCTGTGCATGAAGGCCGGCCGCGATTCCGACGGCCTGCGGGTTGCACGGCGCACGGAAGACGTGGTGGTGCGCGACTCGATCGTCCGTTCCGGCGCGGCCGGCTTCACGTTCGGCAGCGAGACCTCGGGCGGCTTCCGCAATATCGAGGCCTACAACATCACGGTGCTCGACAAGGTGCCGGTCGGGATCCTGTTCAAGTCGGCGCACACGCGCGGCGGCTACGGCGAAGACATCCGCCTGCACGACTTCACGATGAAGGGCACGCCGGTGGTGCTGCGCGTGACGATGAACTGGAACCCCAGCTACAGCTA contains:
- a CDS encoding FGGY family carbohydrate kinase, whose translation is MSAGVNNIVVLDIGKTNVKLALIDAGGKQLAERRKPNTVLRDGPYPHHDTEGIWNWMLDTLREFAATAPVRAIVPVTHGATAALVDDAGLVLPVLDYEFEPPSSQAAEYLAQRPGYDTTYSPSLPAGLNLGRQLAWLASAYPADFARTKHILMYPQYWAWRLSGVAAGEVTSLGCHTDLWQPSRQQYSRLVERLGWHDLMPPLRNAWDALGPVLPALAERTGLPADCQVICGIHDSNASLLRHLDADGSHAAPPAILSTGTWVIAALPGGQLDGLKEASDMLANCSALGQPVPCIRFMGGREFGALAGNDAAPCSVADLQQIIDQGTYALPAFAEAGGPFAGRKGSVVGPALPTDAERTALATLYCVLMSDWCLTALGSAGDIVVEGSFTNNPHFAPLLAALRRGQQVTVTDDASGTTSGGWMLANWGTAPTVRSHPADPIALQGWPQYRERWLALLQETR
- a CDS encoding ABC transporter permease, yielding MTATTNPTNPSPSTGGSRYTILDQPRLGIKGVLGRWETLLALLLLLAIVTNGMLLPHFLDPYNLADSTFNFSEKALIALPMALLIICREIDISVAGTLALSSVAMGLAMNAGFPPATLLFVALGTGVICGTLNGVLVTRFGLPSIVVTIGTVSLFRGLASVVLGDKAFTGYPQLMTDWGQGYFFDFIPREFVILLVFAALFAFVLHATRWGRRIYAIGNNPIAARFSGIEVDRYRLTLFILTGAMAGLAAFLLTGRIGSTRPNIAMGWELEVITMVILGGVSIAGGAGTIGGVMLAVLTLGCVTYGLSMANIPGIYMTIVIGLLLLVTIALPRLLRGKKVAK
- a CDS encoding ABC transporter permease; translated protein: MKAMKRELLLAASIVVLIIAVGLRAPVFITGASLANLLTDSTLLIMLALAQMLVIVTRGVDLSVASNLALSGMAAALLASHNPDLPLPVIVLAAAALGLVLGLVNGYLIGYLDLPAIVVTLGTMSVYRGMVFVLSGGAWVSSHQMPEAFIAFPLARFLGVTNLVWIAVLAVLAAWYLAGHSRFGRDLYAVGNAPSCARYVGIPMAKRLLWTYGISGLVAGVCGYLWVARYAVAYTEIAYGFEFTVIAACVIGGINIAGGTGSVAGAVLGALFLAVIGNALPVVKVSPFWQSALTGAVILVAVLINARDRKKEGRQILPLHLENHSARSAAA
- a CDS encoding sugar ABC transporter ATP-binding protein, with the translated sequence MQETKNTPAGSTIPAGEPVLRLEGICKRFGGITALNKMALTVRPGEVMALLGENGAGKSTLVKTLTGIYQPDEGTITLNGQPVRFANAQDAMEAGITAVHQESVMFDELTVAENIYVGRQPQKGGRIDWGRIEKEAEALFARLEVPLPVRTKVKDLSVAQRHFVEIARALSQDARVVILDEPTAALSQREIGELYRIINQLKAAGTAIIFITHKFDEIYAVADRYTVLRDGQYITEGVLADITEGELVALMVGRAVTQAYPKADVTPGATLLEVKNFCHPTEFDDVSFSLRKGEILGFYGLVGAGRSEVMQALFGLTKPSRGTVTIEGRQVNISCAADGIAHGIAYVPEDRQHQGAHLTMPILHNITLPILDKLGWFLRGRKAKRESLNVARLYSEQLELKAHHLRQNVAELSGGNQQKVVLGKWLATNPKVIILDEPTKGIDIGSKAAVHRFVGELVKQGLSVILVSSELPEVLGLSDRIVVMHQGRVERVYARGEATPENVCAAASGAVLEEAA
- the rhaS gene encoding rhamnose ABC transporter substrate-binding protein, whose product is MTGCGDKGSAPAAGEKIRIAMVVKSLGNGFFDAAHTGAKEAAAQLKDVEIIYTGPTTPSAEGQIEIVNSLISQKVNAIVISANDPNALVPIAKKAMQRGIKVVSFDSGLAQEGRLMQLNPSNAELIARKQLQMAADSIGGEGEIAILSASAQATNQNIWIEQMKAELKKPDFAKLKLVTVTYGDDQSDKSYREAIGLLRSYPNLKAIIAPTTVGIVAASKAVVDENVVGKVFVTGLGLPSEMAGHVKSGAVKEFAIWNPIDLGYAATYAAYDFVKGAPDAKAGGKIAAGRMGSIAIDAKGEAAMAEPFTYNRDNVDQFAKIF
- a CDS encoding DeoR/GlpR family DNA-binding transcription regulator; the protein is MVNHKRRKRLLKLLAEHQTASVPQLVEWLSASPATVRRDISWLAARNLLTRTRGGAANLAQKKRNLTLTSETFEHNIQCFADRKRAIARHAAGMCEEGETIVINGGTTTFMMADFLVDKHLKILTNSFLMAERLLLSSENEVILPGGKVYREQNVILSPFDNDITQHHYAAKMFMSVYGLSLLGLMEADPLLIQAEKRLIGQAEELIVLADSSKFAKKAGLILCGLDRVSCVITDTYASDSAVQLLEQSGVKVVTVAPEPVPSQVASMQFSHGFDLSANSLFHPEAAH
- a CDS encoding bifunctional rhamnulose-1-phosphate aldolase/short-chain dehydrogenase, translating into MNQPKQKQPITSLWDDAKAATMSEPELLLYRSNLLGSDLRITNFGGGNTSAKVMMEDPLTGQEVEVLWVKGSGGDLGSIKLDGFSTLYLDKLHALKNRYRGLEHEDEMVGYLPHCTFNLNPRAASIDTPLHAYINKKHVDHMHPDSVIAIAATANSRALTEKIFEGVLGWLPWKRPGFDLGLDLEKLSTEQPHLKGIILEGHGLFTWGDTAKEAYETTLAIIKRAEEWLEANIAQPVFGGQKYQPLPAAERAAFAAKLMPLLRGKISKTEYKLGHFEDSDTILEFVNSQDLEPLAALGTSCPDHFLRTKIRPFVVDFDPTRPDFDAVAAGLDAALEAYRADYTAYYNRCKRDNSPAVRDANPIIYLIPGVGMLSFAKDKATARIAGEFYVNAINVMRGANGVDKYVGLPEQEAFDIEYWLLEEAKLQRMPKPKSLAGRIAVVTGGAGGIGQAVAKQLLSEGACVLLTDIDGGALEEAKSSLAKVAGKDNVATITGNITSEEQVEAVFAESALRFGGVDLLISNAGIASSAPLEDTTLEVWDRNQDILVKGYFLASRAAFRMMKTQQLGGSMVFVASKNGLVASAGASAYCTAKAAEIHLARCVALEGAPHGIRVNVVNPDAVIRGSKIWDGKWKQERAASNKIEADDVEAFYRDRSMLKRSVLPEDIAEAVYFLSSDKAAKSTGNVLNVDAGNAGAFTR